The sequence ATTCTTTTATAGATGTATCTAATGCTTCGCCTATGACTGTTCCTGTGCCATCTACTAAATCTGTTGTGATTTGCTCTAAAAGCTGATACAAGTCTTGCGAGTCGTCTGCTAAAGGTGCATATACCATAGATTCTCCTGCAAAAAGTACGATACCATAACGAGCTGTCGGATGGACGCTCATAAGTTGCTGTGCTGCCGATTTTACGACCTCCAAACGTGTTGGCATTACATCTTCTACCTTCATAGAGGAGGAGACATCAATTGCCAAAATTATATCTAAGTGTTCTTCGGTTGCGTTTTCTTCTATTTCTTCATTTTGAGCATAAGAATTGTATGTAGAAAGCAATGATAATGTAAAGAGTAAAAAAAGACTGAAGAAATGTTTTTTACCTTTTTGGAAAAAATTGTAGTAGTTCATTGAGTAAATTTTATAGAATGGATAGATTGAAAATATCATAACTTAGTTTCAAAAATCAATCCGAATACAGTTATTTTTAAAGTAAATATTTATTTTATCCTATTTTTAAAATTATTTTTCCAAAAAACTTTCCAAAAGTTCTGTCCAGTTGATTTCGAAACCTCCCAAAATAAGTATGGTACTGGCAGTTAATAAGGCAACAAAAAGCAGAGCCAAACGGCGCATCTGTTTTTTAGATAAAATAGGAGATTTACTTTCAAACTTCTTCATAATTGATGAATTATTTCTTAGTTAAATAGTTTTCTACAAATTACCTAAAAAAATTTATTGAAGAGTAGAATGAACGCCAATTTAATCTGTATTTTTGCTACATAATTAAATTTTTAGCACATAGAATGATAAGACGCTTAGTCATATTTTATTTCATTGTTCTTCCCATCATAGCTGTTTTGGGAACTTTTGCTTGGTTTTTTTCTACCATTGTAGGCTATTTTGTAGTGGCTATGGTTTTTAGTGCTATCCTTCAAACGCCTACTAACTACCTCAGTCAGATTCAGATAGCAGGGATTCAGTTACCTCGTGTAATGGCAGTGTTGCTTTCTTTTGTCATTTTTGCTGGCATTGTTGCGCTCTTTGTCTTACTTTTTATTCCTCTGATTTCAGAACAGATAAAGTTTATTTCTGCCCTAGACTACAATTCCTTGTTCAACACCATCATTTCTCCTATCGATTACATAGAAGGATTTTTGATTGAGAGAAACTGGGTAAAAGAAGAAAAAGGTTTTTTAATGACAGAACTGCAAAAATACTTTTTAGATTTTTTTACTGATTTAAAGTTTGGCAATGTTTTAAGCCAAATACTTGACACGACAAGCAATATTTTTGTTGGAACACTGTCTGTTTTCTTTATCTCGTTCTTCTTACTTTATGAAAAAGGACTTTTCAAGCGTGGCATTATTTCTCTTATTCCGAATGCTTATTTTGAGGTTTCGATTAGTGCTGTTTCCAAAATTGAAAAACTGCTTTCCAACTATCTTTTTGGGCTTCTGATTCAGATGTTTTCCATTTTTACGTTGGTTTCTATTGGTCTGATTGTCTCAGAAGTAAAATATGCTGTTACCATAGCCATTTTTGCAGCCGTAGCGAACCTTATTCCTTATATTGGTCCTATTTTGGGGGCTTCTTTTGGTCTTATTGTCTCACTTTCTACACTCCTTCAACAAAATCAAGATACTGATTTTTCAATTTTAGCCATTAAAGTAATTATTGTCTTTCTTATTGTTCAATTTTCTGATAACCTTTTGCTTCAACCTATTATTTTTTCAAGAAGTGTAAAGGCACATCCTTTAGAAATTTTTAGCGTTGTATTTATGGGAGCAGCCCTTGCAGGAGCAGTAGGAATGATTTTGGCGATTCCAGTCTATACTATTTTGAGAGTTACGGCTTTAGAATTTTGGAAAGGATATAAAGAATACAGAATTTTCAAAACAAGATATTACAAACCAAGAACTGCAAATCACGAATTACAAAATAATGGTATTTCAAACACTACTAATTAGTAATTGATTATTGAAAAAACTATGGATTCAAACTCTACACCTATCAATATATCTTCTCTATCTGCTTTAGAGATTATCCAGATGGCAAAAGAACACGTTTCTTTTGACGATACAGAAACAGCTTTTGCCAACCGTTCAGACTTCGAACTAAAGAAAATGAACCTCCTTTTCTGGACGATGAACAAACCTACTTTGGTAGATTCGGGAACACCACTTTTAAAATTGGCTTTCAAACTAAGA comes from Bernardetia sp. and encodes:
- a CDS encoding vWA domain-containing protein produces the protein MNYYNFFQKGKKHFFSLFLLFTLSLLSTYNSYAQNEEIEENATEEHLDIILAIDVSSSMKVEDVMPTRLEVVKSAAQQLMSVHPTARYGIVLFAGESMVYAPLADDSQDLYQLLEQITTDLVDGTGTVIGEALDTSIKEFERVGSTNRKIIIFSDGATSESKDIFHSVLVLTSKRNVEVYAIGVGHGGEASITTPDQEHITIKSPYNDESLKQISLFTNGKYYHAESFEEMSKIAEEISLLLNTKQE
- a CDS encoding AI-2E family transporter, coding for MIRRLVIFYFIVLPIIAVLGTFAWFFSTIVGYFVVAMVFSAILQTPTNYLSQIQIAGIQLPRVMAVLLSFVIFAGIVALFVLLFIPLISEQIKFISALDYNSLFNTIISPIDYIEGFLIERNWVKEEKGFLMTELQKYFLDFFTDLKFGNVLSQILDTTSNIFVGTLSVFFISFFLLYEKGLFKRGIISLIPNAYFEVSISAVSKIEKLLSNYLFGLLIQMFSIFTLVSIGLIVSEVKYAVTIAIFAAVANLIPYIGPILGASFGLIVSLSTLLQQNQDTDFSILAIKVIIVFLIVQFSDNLLLQPIIFSRSVKAHPLEIFSVVFMGAALAGAVGMILAIPVYTILRVTALEFWKGYKEYRIFKTRYYKPRTANHELQNNGISNTTN